The following proteins are co-located in the Leptospira weilii genome:
- a CDS encoding ankyrin repeat domain-containing protein: MNFEFQTDSEHNSKGKIPRETTTVVSKAWIEYQKSINSENPCFDSARRGDVEALKARIGTLRHVDEKNRKGYTLLMLAAYNGQEEASLFLISQGANPNSTDLEGNSILMGAAFKGHTKIVEILLSAGADKNYRNSKGQNAFQFSNMFGRTEVSKLLSESESTRFQRLLTFFKSWILYIIQIKKGEQ; this comes from the coding sequence ATGAATTTTGAATTTCAAACCGATTCAGAACACAATTCGAAAGGAAAAATTCCCAGAGAAACGACAACGGTAGTTTCTAAAGCTTGGATCGAATATCAAAAAAGTATAAATTCGGAAAACCCTTGTTTTGATTCGGCAAGACGAGGAGACGTAGAAGCCTTAAAGGCACGGATCGGGACACTAAGACATGTAGATGAAAAAAATCGAAAGGGTTATACATTATTGATGCTAGCCGCTTATAACGGACAAGAAGAAGCGAGTCTTTTTCTAATCTCTCAAGGCGCAAACCCGAATTCCACGGATTTGGAAGGTAATTCTATATTGATGGGAGCGGCATTCAAAGGACACACAAAGATCGTAGAAATTCTATTAAGCGCGGGGGCTGATAAAAATTATCGAAACTCTAAGGGACAAAACGCATTTCAATTTTCTAATATGTTTGGTCGAACGGAAGTCAGTAAACTTCTAAGTGAATCCGAATCGACTCGGTTTCAAAGATTATTAACTTTTTTTAAATCTTGGATTTTATATATCATTCAAATTAAAAAAGGAGAACAATAG
- a CDS encoding catalase: MSKKTLTTAGGHPVAQNQHSITAGPRGPVLIQDTHLIEKLAHFNRERIPERVVHAKGAGAYGTLTITHDLTKYSRASVFSKVGKQTSLFLRFSTVAGEKGSADTERDPRGFAIKFYTDEGIWDLVGNNTPVFFERDPLKFPDFIHSQKRDPITGYKNPFRMWDYWAKAPEALHQVTILFGDRGIPDGYRFMNGYGSHTFGLWNSQGQRFWVKFHFKSMQGIKNLTSERASALAGTDPDYAIRDLFEAIERKEFPKWRFCLQIMPEKEAETYRFNPFDLTKVWSHKDYPLIEAGVLELNANPKNYFEEVEQAAFSPSNMPPGIGASPDKMLQGRLFAYPDAQRYRLGIRYQQLPVNRPKNSVNVYHRDGSAKFQYDGDYDNYEPNGFEGPVQDSSYAEPPLRISGDADRYDSHKGNDDYSQAGDLYRIMSMEERERLTSAIASTMRGLPKSVLVANLKHFYLCDPEYGTKLAGKVEIPLEDIRTCP; this comes from the coding sequence GTGAGTAAAAAGACCCTTACTACGGCTGGAGGTCATCCGGTCGCACAAAATCAACATTCCATCACGGCCGGACCCCGAGGTCCAGTCCTCATTCAGGATACTCATCTGATTGAAAAACTTGCCCACTTTAATCGAGAAAGAATTCCGGAAAGAGTCGTTCACGCAAAGGGAGCGGGAGCTTATGGAACTCTGACGATCACACACGACCTTACGAAGTATTCCAGGGCCTCCGTTTTTTCAAAGGTGGGAAAACAAACTTCTCTCTTTCTGCGTTTTTCGACGGTTGCGGGCGAAAAAGGTTCCGCGGATACGGAAAGGGATCCGAGAGGTTTTGCGATCAAGTTTTATACGGACGAAGGGATTTGGGACCTTGTGGGAAATAATACACCCGTATTCTTTGAAAGAGATCCGTTGAAGTTTCCAGATTTTATCCATTCACAAAAAAGAGATCCGATTACGGGTTATAAGAATCCGTTTCGTATGTGGGATTATTGGGCAAAGGCCCCCGAAGCGTTACATCAAGTTACGATTCTTTTCGGAGATAGGGGAATTCCGGACGGTTATCGTTTTATGAACGGTTACGGAAGTCACACTTTCGGACTTTGGAATTCCCAAGGACAGCGCTTTTGGGTAAAGTTTCACTTTAAATCCATGCAAGGAATCAAAAACCTGACTTCGGAAAGAGCATCTGCGTTAGCCGGAACTGATCCGGATTACGCGATTAGAGATTTGTTTGAGGCAATTGAAAGGAAAGAATTTCCTAAGTGGAGGTTTTGTTTGCAGATCATGCCTGAGAAGGAAGCCGAAACATATCGATTCAATCCGTTCGATCTCACAAAGGTCTGGTCTCACAAAGATTATCCTTTGATCGAGGCGGGAGTGTTGGAATTGAACGCCAACCCTAAGAATTATTTCGAAGAAGTAGAGCAAGCCGCCTTTTCTCCTTCCAATATGCCTCCTGGAATCGGCGCTTCTCCGGATAAAATGTTGCAGGGAAGGTTATTCGCATATCCGGATGCTCAGAGATATCGTTTAGGGATACGATATCAGCAACTTCCGGTAAATAGACCTAAGAACTCGGTGAACGTTTATCATAGGGACGGAAGTGCGAAGTTTCAATACGATGGGGACTACGATAATTATGAACCGAACGGTTTTGAGGGACCGGTACAAGATTCTTCCTATGCCGAACCTCCTTTAAGAATTTCCGGAGATGCGGATCGTTACGATTCCCACAAAGGAAACGACGATTATTCTCAAGCAGGGGATTTGTATAGAATCATGAGTATGGAGGAAAGAGAAAGGCTCACTTCTGCGATCGCTTCCACGATGCGCGGACTTCCTAAAAGTGTGCTCGTTGCGAATCTCAAACATTTCTATCTCTGCGATCCGGAATACGGAACCAAACTGGCGGGAAAAGTGGAAATCCCCTTAGAAGATATAAGAACCTGCCCTTAG
- a CDS encoding di-heme oxidoredictase family protein: protein MSLNSRFVLSTPIFFGSLSGKIFRVTLFLVFLSTQTCAPKEKFCSSKNCQIGAVLIAILSESADMEWGYEDGEEYQGGRTMTSFEFGNLAFRQFAQNSPLRSISEYTVGQTVFEVPWIPGFSAAIPDRDGLGPLFHTNACSACHGANGRTLEEDQENLTFSLVRLSVGSDSNHEEPSYGGQFQPNSVQGVPKEGDAILTYREIVGEFEDGTKYTLRSPLLELSNLGYGPLANDTRTSVRVPPQVIGLGLLETIPEDTILALADPDDRDGNGISGRPNYVRNLNGIGTTLGRFGWKANNTDLARQSSAAFLGDLGITSPMFQNENCKNTQAQCQASRNGGSPEIAQNKITAITNYLKLIAVPARRKADNASVLLGKKIFFQAGCKNCHLPKTQTGLNENFPELSFQTIRPYTDLLLHDMGDGLADNRPDEEANGREWRTPPLWGIGLFEVVNGHTRYLHDGRARNLMEAILWHGGEAESSKDYILKLNIRDRTHLLNFLKSL from the coding sequence ATGAGTTTGAATTCTCGATTTGTTTTATCTACTCCGATCTTTTTCGGATCTTTATCCGGAAAGATCTTTCGAGTCACCCTATTTCTTGTTTTTCTGTCGACACAAACCTGCGCTCCCAAGGAAAAATTCTGTTCTTCTAAAAATTGCCAAATCGGAGCCGTTCTGATAGCAATCCTTTCGGAATCCGCGGATATGGAATGGGGATACGAAGACGGAGAAGAATACCAAGGTGGTAGGACGATGACGAGTTTCGAATTCGGAAATTTGGCATTCCGGCAATTTGCCCAAAATTCCCCTTTGAGGTCTATTTCCGAATATACGGTAGGACAAACCGTATTCGAAGTTCCTTGGATTCCCGGCTTTTCCGCCGCCATTCCAGACAGGGACGGACTCGGTCCCCTCTTCCACACGAACGCCTGCTCCGCTTGTCATGGCGCAAACGGAAGAACGCTTGAAGAGGACCAAGAGAACTTAACCTTCAGTCTCGTTCGACTCAGCGTCGGTAGCGATTCCAACCATGAAGAACCCAGTTACGGAGGACAATTCCAGCCGAACTCCGTCCAGGGAGTGCCCAAGGAAGGAGACGCTATTCTCACTTATCGAGAAATTGTAGGCGAATTCGAAGACGGCACGAAATATACATTACGCTCTCCTTTATTAGAACTTTCGAATTTAGGATACGGCCCTCTTGCAAACGACACAAGGACCTCCGTTCGAGTTCCGCCTCAGGTCATAGGGCTCGGGCTTTTGGAAACGATTCCCGAAGATACAATCCTCGCGCTCGCAGATCCGGATGATAGGGACGGAAACGGAATTTCGGGTCGACCGAACTATGTCCGGAATTTAAACGGAATCGGAACAACCCTGGGAAGGTTCGGCTGGAAAGCAAATAACACCGATTTGGCGAGGCAAAGCTCCGCGGCCTTTTTAGGAGATTTGGGAATTACCTCCCCTATGTTTCAAAACGAGAACTGTAAGAACACCCAGGCCCAGTGTCAAGCTTCCAGAAACGGCGGTTCCCCCGAAATTGCTCAAAATAAAATCACCGCAATCACGAACTACTTGAAGCTCATCGCAGTTCCGGCAAGAAGAAAGGCCGATAACGCAAGCGTCCTTTTGGGTAAGAAAATCTTTTTCCAAGCAGGATGTAAAAATTGTCATCTTCCAAAAACTCAAACCGGTCTGAACGAAAACTTCCCCGAGCTATCTTTCCAAACCATCCGACCTTATACGGACCTTTTGTTACACGACATGGGAGACGGACTCGCGGATAATAGACCGGATGAAGAAGCGAACGGAAGAGAATGGAGAACCCCTCCCCTTTGGGGAATCGGCTTATTCGAAGTCGTAAACGGTCATACGAGATATCTTCACGATGGAAGAGCTAGAAACCTGATGGAAGCAATCCTCTGGCACGGGGGAGAAGCGGAGTCGAGCAAAGATTACATTCTCAAATTGAATATTCGGGATCGAACCCATCTTCTTAATTTTTTGAAGTCGCTTTAA
- a CDS encoding RCC1 domain-containing protein produces the protein MLSTILALSCKPNSRLDPIPFFLLGIGANQAELNQSSFQILSPKEGEIITVYQVEATIQTDISGEFEIYDEEQKLFSVPIHSPSSQTFPPFKPKNGENTIQVRFKKPDGTILQKEVNFYFGTKLSAGGAHSGFLKNGEVYTTGRNNFGQLGTGNSTGDENNDVIVKLNSIRNIFSIHFNQNNSMAIAKNGRVYTWGNNAKGQLGIGNNNTNPANPRTAGNRQPPTLVPGIDDAVMGAYGFNHALILKSDGTIVAFGQNNVGQLGNGANDLNADSFSMNPVAVVGLRDVIQVIAGSEHSAALTENGEVYVWGRNQYGNLGNGRLSAANTAQSIPVKVEGLPEIKQIANGRDHILALASDGRIYSWGLNASGQLGIGGNGSPNPTPIPTQVLNILNASSVWAGGTQSFSILKSGEVKGWGANGNTANLAIGETNTQKVYEPNKAVVGIDDVIHFGCGATHNFVLLGNGEIYGWGWNFKGSLGRQDLQANWGAPNPVSITLP, from the coding sequence ATTCTATCTACGATCTTAGCGCTTAGTTGTAAGCCAAATTCACGCCTTGATCCGATTCCCTTCTTTCTATTAGGAATCGGCGCCAATCAAGCCGAGTTGAATCAAAGTTCTTTCCAAATCCTTTCCCCAAAAGAAGGAGAAATCATTACTGTCTACCAAGTGGAAGCTACGATTCAGACTGATATATCGGGGGAATTCGAGATCTACGACGAAGAACAAAAACTTTTTTCCGTTCCGATCCATTCCCCTTCTTCTCAAACGTTCCCGCCTTTTAAACCCAAAAACGGGGAGAATACGATTCAAGTTCGTTTTAAAAAACCAGACGGCACGATTCTTCAAAAAGAAGTAAACTTCTATTTCGGAACTAAACTCAGCGCAGGTGGAGCTCACTCCGGTTTTTTGAAAAATGGAGAAGTTTATACGACTGGTAGAAACAATTTCGGCCAACTTGGAACCGGTAATTCCACGGGAGATGAGAACAATGATGTGATCGTAAAACTCAATTCGATCAGAAATATTTTTAGCATTCATTTCAATCAAAACAATTCCATGGCAATTGCAAAAAACGGAAGGGTCTATACCTGGGGAAACAATGCGAAAGGACAATTAGGAATCGGAAATAACAACACGAACCCGGCCAATCCTCGAACAGCGGGAAATAGACAACCCCCTACTCTAGTTCCAGGAATCGACGACGCGGTTATGGGAGCTTACGGCTTCAATCACGCTCTGATCTTGAAATCGGACGGAACCATTGTCGCTTTCGGTCAGAACAACGTGGGCCAACTGGGAAACGGAGCGAACGATTTGAATGCCGATTCGTTTTCTATGAACCCGGTCGCAGTCGTGGGTCTTAGGGACGTCATCCAAGTAATTGCCGGTTCGGAACATTCGGCGGCGCTTACCGAAAACGGAGAAGTCTACGTCTGGGGTAGAAACCAATATGGCAACCTAGGCAACGGAAGACTTTCAGCCGCCAACACGGCTCAGTCTATTCCCGTAAAAGTCGAGGGGCTCCCCGAAATCAAACAGATCGCAAACGGAAGGGATCATATTCTCGCATTGGCATCGGACGGAAGAATTTATTCCTGGGGACTAAACGCAAGCGGCCAGTTGGGAATCGGAGGAAACGGCTCTCCGAACCCGACGCCTATTCCAACACAAGTCTTGAATATTCTAAATGCTTCATCCGTTTGGGCAGGAGGAACTCAAAGTTTTTCGATCTTAAAAAGCGGAGAAGTGAAAGGTTGGGGAGCGAACGGTAACACCGCAAATTTAGCAATTGGAGAAACGAACACCCAGAAAGTCTACGAACCGAACAAAGCGGTGGTCGGAATTGACGATGTCATTCACTTCGGTTGTGGAGCGACTCATAACTTCGTCCTACTCGGAAACGGAGAAATTTACGGTTGGGGTTGGAATTTCAAAGGATCCTTAGGAAGACAGGATCTACAGGCAAACTGGGGTGCCCCGAATCCGGTATCAATTACACTTCCTTAA
- a CDS encoding NADase-type glycan-binding domain-containing protein — MNPKIHFLFTVSFLVFVSVSCKKELSVSMATSTSLSDKLAFAALGEGGWKPEEGAEFVKLHFYPDEGFQLKKMEVDSCKGEFTDAVTVYINFNELSATANLSNQKGVVSFEKAVFARSVTINFRKNKDLCIGQIRFYDEKDKQFSLKLPKIVEGSVIASDTLSPVSSYDVMNLFDSRYEYAWASDDRKGKGVGVTLDFRFSERQTITKIKIWNGYQRSDQHCYSNGRLKEATLTGDNGYNQKIQVQDVLGPQEIQLEKPFEGKNLRLTVTDIYAGKMYKGIVLSEIRFGEKKNWILIDPIKRSQSIAESNHLQFTVSNLDGILNRGLKGSERSHLPQSIETIESSENGAQVAETINSPSTTVIDESNGVRTESNWTLRMRSDGSFFMEGNIEDQNDAEEGTLYKTSKFYAIGNYEVKESSSEALKLRVFGYMRKYSSTFMEQHKDEDMDCNGCGRDCNMGNQDPNKKEIIFQDFITIKNLNGNIYIQNTSPSRKLDFQILEMTLE; from the coding sequence ATGAATCCTAAAATCCATTTTTTGTTTACGGTTTCTTTCCTCGTCTTCGTCTCAGTAAGTTGTAAAAAAGAACTGAGTGTTTCTATGGCAACATCCACTTCCTTGAGTGATAAACTCGCGTTCGCCGCACTCGGAGAAGGCGGTTGGAAACCCGAAGAGGGCGCCGAGTTCGTAAAACTTCATTTTTATCCGGATGAAGGATTCCAATTGAAAAAGATGGAAGTGGATTCCTGCAAAGGGGAATTCACGGATGCGGTGACCGTCTATATCAACTTCAACGAGTTAAGTGCCACCGCGAACCTTTCCAATCAGAAGGGGGTCGTGAGTTTTGAAAAGGCGGTATTTGCGAGATCCGTAACGATTAATTTCAGAAAGAACAAAGATCTCTGTATCGGGCAGATACGCTTTTACGACGAAAAAGATAAGCAATTCTCTTTAAAACTTCCTAAAATTGTGGAAGGTTCGGTAATAGCTTCCGATACGTTAAGTCCCGTTTCGTCCTATGACGTGATGAATCTTTTCGACTCTCGTTACGAATACGCATGGGCCTCCGACGATAGAAAAGGAAAGGGGGTCGGTGTCACTTTGGATTTTCGATTCAGCGAGCGGCAAACAATCACAAAAATCAAAATTTGGAACGGATATCAAAGGTCGGATCAACACTGTTATTCGAACGGGAGGTTGAAAGAGGCGACTCTTACCGGAGACAACGGATATAATCAGAAGATTCAAGTTCAGGACGTACTCGGACCTCAAGAAATTCAATTGGAGAAACCGTTCGAAGGTAAAAATCTTCGTCTGACAGTAACCGATATTTATGCGGGAAAAATGTACAAGGGAATTGTGCTCAGCGAAATTCGTTTCGGAGAAAAGAAAAATTGGATTCTAATCGATCCAATCAAAAGATCTCAAAGTATCGCAGAATCGAATCATTTACAATTTACCGTTTCCAATTTGGATGGGATTTTAAATCGAGGACTCAAAGGATCCGAAAGATCTCATTTGCCTCAAAGTATTGAAACGATTGAAAGTTCGGAAAACGGTGCGCAAGTGGCTGAAACGATCAATTCTCCATCGACAACCGTTATAGACGAATCAAACGGGGTAAGAACCGAGTCCAATTGGACTCTGAGAATGCGTTCCGACGGATCTTTTTTTATGGAAGGGAATATTGAAGATCAAAACGATGCCGAAGAGGGAACGCTTTACAAAACGAGCAAGTTCTACGCAATCGGAAATTACGAAGTAAAGGAATCCTCTTCGGAAGCATTGAAATTGAGGGTATTTGGATATATGCGAAAATACTCATCTACTTTTATGGAGCAGCATAAGGACGAGGACATGGATTGTAACGGTTGTGGCCGGGATTGTAATATGGGAAATCAGGATCCGAATAAAAAGGAGATTATTTTTCAAGACTTCATAACGATAAAAAATTTGAATGGAAACATTTACATCCAAAACACAAGTCCGAGTCGTAAACTGGATTTTCAGATTTTAGAGATGACTCTTGAGTAA
- the lsa20 gene encoding LIC11469 family lipoprotein adhesin Lsa20 has protein sequence MKKLIYKILILVLFLYLLGCKKEISDSENLEPISFDPNRQIEIRILWEKKNFPLEMELYEGASQRPVELWATGSVGDLSEAPVSSKIEGSELYLKPGSRKRFVLVVKNTTEQDFYFFAAPHSMEPPEVSLGFKFKCLCVNHAFYIPPRETWFRVVELRVGGEAFGKELKISHTLVGMDEERLRLYQKGVGVDTTGEN, from the coding sequence TTGAAGAAGTTAATTTATAAAATTCTAATTTTGGTTCTTTTTTTATATCTACTTGGTTGTAAAAAAGAAATTTCCGATTCTGAAAATTTGGAACCGATTTCTTTCGATCCAAATCGACAGATTGAGATTCGGATTCTTTGGGAGAAAAAAAATTTTCCTTTGGAAATGGAACTCTACGAGGGAGCTTCTCAGAGACCTGTGGAACTCTGGGCCACGGGAAGCGTCGGAGATTTGTCAGAGGCTCCGGTTTCTTCTAAGATAGAAGGATCCGAGCTTTATCTCAAACCAGGTTCTAGAAAAAGATTTGTACTGGTTGTAAAAAATACCACCGAACAGGATTTTTATTTTTTTGCCGCCCCCCATTCTATGGAACCGCCTGAAGTTTCCTTAGGGTTTAAGTTCAAATGCCTTTGTGTCAATCATGCCTTTTATATTCCTCCGCGTGAAACCTGGTTCAGGGTCGTGGAGTTAAGAGTCGGGGGAGAGGCGTTCGGAAAAGAATTAAAAATTTCTCATACACTAGTGGGGATGGACGAAGAAAGACTCCGCCTCTACCAAAAAGGGGTCGGTGTCGATACTACGGGCGAAAATTGA
- a CDS encoding MORN repeat-containing protein → MFVGANVFISYSKNMILLKQIQNSVSNRSNSPLLMRTLRNSLLGVMFLIFTVQCSYGDKKISPNDITNDTENSDSLHNDTTEQEVQTSDRSISAKTDSIRGCIQGDCISGIGTYIYDNDDEYKGSFSNDLRNGPGRMRYKNGDRFEGNFKDDLKDGKGTYIFKNGAMLEGTFEMGKMIGPGKVRFPDTSIYEGEFQDEKNSAEGIMYSSFDHSKRHCKIENKIILCGGPVLEPGNLKPLH, encoded by the coding sequence ATGTTTGTTGGTGCAAACGTTTTTATTTCGTATTCAAAAAATATGATTCTCTTGAAACAAATTCAAAACTCAGTTTCTAATAGGTCCAATTCCCCTCTTTTGATGAGAACTTTGCGCAATTCTCTTTTGGGAGTTATGTTCCTTATTTTTACAGTACAATGTTCTTACGGAGACAAAAAAATTTCGCCTAACGACATTACAAACGATACCGAAAATTCCGATTCGCTCCATAACGATACAACAGAACAAGAAGTACAAACCTCCGATCGTTCGATCAGTGCGAAAACAGACTCAATCCGAGGTTGTATCCAAGGAGATTGTATTTCCGGTATAGGGACCTATATTTACGATAACGACGACGAATATAAAGGCTCCTTTTCGAACGACCTCAGAAACGGTCCGGGAAGAATGAGATATAAGAACGGAGACAGATTCGAAGGAAACTTCAAAGACGACTTAAAAGACGGGAAGGGAACGTATATCTTTAAAAACGGAGCAATGTTGGAAGGGACGTTTGAAATGGGAAAAATGATCGGTCCCGGTAAGGTTCGCTTCCCCGATACGAGTATATACGAAGGGGAATTTCAGGACGAAAAGAATTCGGCCGAAGGAATCATGTATTCTTCCTTCGATCATTCCAAAAGGCACTGCAAAATCGAAAACAAAATAATTCTCTGTGGAGGACCTGTGCTCGAACCCGGCAATCTCAAACCTCTTCACTGA
- a CDS encoding RNA recognition motif domain-containing protein, with product MNIYIGNLAYQATEDDLRKAFESFGEVTSVRIITDKLSGKSRGLAFVEMANKEEGNAAIDGLNGTQIRGREIKVNEALPKKPFPEKSRSRY from the coding sequence ATGAACATTTACATAGGCAATCTCGCCTATCAGGCAACCGAAGACGATCTCCGCAAAGCATTTGAATCCTTTGGAGAAGTGACCTCAGTGCGCATTATCACTGATAAACTTTCCGGCAAATCCCGGGGATTAGCATTTGTGGAAATGGCAAATAAAGAAGAAGGAAACGCAGCGATTGACGGCTTAAACGGAACCCAAATCCGTGGAAGAGAAATTAAAGTCAACGAAGCTCTTCCTAAAAAACCTTTTCCAGAAAAATCCAGATCCAGATATTGA
- a CDS encoding BTAD domain-containing putative transcriptional regulator has protein sequence MDMTFYQVSCYLVATLLSYRTLHNLFLYYKNRKQVYLLYFAFLQISYGLYLLCFTKTINVANAEEALVWERLENTILPILGMSLILFVNSYHTIFSKDFVYLYILLSVLLSVVILMDSGSYDIKLAYPKKFPLLGIVVYETEQSSLVHYWYLLEILMIIWILFKVIVQFVHNLLNNLFFPVGLILFCANVFLDILIAMNFVALPYTSHFSFLILMLSVDSILALNQSGRKVQKGLKQVWISPLSGKQIEKIENEKAEFLPTADSKVDSKKDRIFIRTLGSLEFERGGIRIPQTEISSKRKMLKLVKILLIRFEKGIHREELLEFLWPGMADKNALNSLHALCFRLRKIIGNPEALVFSENRLFFRQDLVQTDFQLFEKHYEVGSKALRKGETELAIQEFRFARVFYRGDFFEFDLYFPGSEIRREYIRKSLIEIFRFLCEKGLEEKETEELLEDSASWICLDDLDERAWRYHFEALLQLDRKNEALRKYEEFKKSLKKELDVEPESETLNLIEKIRSGTVNRT, from the coding sequence ATGGATATGACATTCTACCAGGTGTCTTGTTACTTAGTGGCTACTCTGCTTTCTTATAGGACTCTGCATAATTTATTTCTATATTATAAAAATAGAAAACAGGTATATCTCCTATATTTTGCTTTTTTACAGATTTCTTACGGATTGTATCTTTTATGTTTTACGAAAACCATCAACGTAGCTAACGCGGAGGAAGCCCTCGTTTGGGAAAGGCTGGAGAATACAATTCTTCCTATACTTGGGATGTCTCTGATCCTGTTTGTAAATAGTTATCATACAATTTTCAGTAAGGATTTTGTCTATTTGTACATACTTCTCAGTGTGTTATTGTCCGTTGTCATCTTGATGGATTCGGGTTCGTATGATATCAAACTTGCATACCCAAAGAAGTTTCCTTTGCTCGGAATCGTGGTTTACGAAACCGAACAATCTTCTTTGGTTCACTATTGGTATCTTTTAGAAATTTTGATGATCATTTGGATTTTATTTAAGGTGATCGTACAATTCGTTCACAATTTATTGAATAATTTATTCTTTCCCGTAGGACTCATTTTGTTTTGTGCGAACGTATTTTTGGACATTCTAATCGCTATGAATTTTGTAGCGCTACCATATACTTCTCATTTCAGTTTTTTGATTCTTATGCTTTCTGTAGATTCGATTCTCGCTTTGAATCAATCGGGAAGAAAAGTCCAAAAAGGATTAAAACAAGTTTGGATCTCCCCTCTTTCCGGAAAACAAATTGAAAAGATAGAAAATGAGAAAGCGGAATTTCTTCCGACAGCGGATTCCAAAGTTGATTCTAAAAAAGATCGGATTTTTATTCGTACTTTGGGCAGTTTGGAGTTTGAAAGAGGGGGGATTCGAATTCCTCAAACGGAGATTTCCAGTAAAAGAAAGATGCTGAAGCTCGTGAAGATTCTTCTCATTCGTTTTGAAAAAGGAATTCATCGAGAGGAATTGTTGGAGTTTCTTTGGCCGGGGATGGCGGATAAAAATGCTCTCAATAGTTTGCATGCTCTTTGTTTTCGTTTGAGAAAGATTATTGGAAATCCGGAGGCTCTCGTTTTTTCAGAAAATCGTTTATTTTTCAGACAAGATTTAGTTCAGACTGACTTTCAACTTTTTGAAAAACATTATGAAGTTGGGTCGAAGGCCTTACGTAAAGGAGAGACGGAACTTGCAATTCAAGAGTTTCGTTTTGCAAGAGTTTTCTATCGTGGCGATTTTTTCGAATTCGACCTTTATTTTCCCGGGTCCGAAATTAGAAGAGAATACATCCGAAAGAGTTTGATTGAGATCTTTCGATTCTTATGCGAAAAGGGTTTGGAAGAAAAAGAGACAGAGGAGCTTTTAGAGGATTCCGCAAGTTGGATTTGTCTGGATGATTTGGACGAAAGGGCCTGGAGGTATCATTTTGAGGCACTTCTGCAATTGGATCGCAAGAACGAAGCGCTTCGTAAATACGAAGAATTCAAGAAATCTCTCAAGAAGGAACTCGATGTAGAACCGGAGTCCGAAACGCTTAACTTGATCGAAAAGATTCGTTCTGGAACGGTGAATCGGACTTAG